A genomic region of Arvicola amphibius chromosome 7, mArvAmp1.2, whole genome shotgun sequence contains the following coding sequences:
- the LOC119819035 gene encoding olfactory receptor 8K3-like, whose protein sequence is MEKQNLTVVTEFILMGITARPELQAPLFGLFLVIYMGSMVGNLGMIILTKMDSRLQTPMYFFIRHLAITDLGYSTAVGPKMLINFVVDLNIISYNLCATQLAFFLVFIISELFILSAMSYDRYVAICKPLLYTVIMSQRVCNVLVAIPYCYCTFVSLLVVIKIFTLSFCGPNVISHFYCDSLPLISLICSNTHEIEMIILVLAAFNLISSLLVVLVSYMLILIAILRMNSAEGRRKAFSTCGSHLTVVTVFYGTLIFMYVQPQSSHSFDTDKVASIFYTLIIPMLNPLIYSMRNKDVKYALQRTLRKIYSIIS, encoded by the coding sequence atggaaaaacaaaacctcacagtGGTGACTGAGTTCATCTTGATGGGTATCACCGCGCGCCCTGAACTACAGGCACCATTGTTTGGACTCTTCCTGGTCATCTACATGGGCTCCATGGTAGGCAACCTGGGCATGATCATCCTCACCAAAATGGACTCCAGGCTACAaactcccatgtacttctttaTCAGACACCTGGCCATCACGGACCTGGGTTATTCTACAGCTGTGGGACCCAAGATGTTGATAAATTTTGTTGTAGATCTAAACATAATCTCCTATAACCTTTGTGCGACACAGCTAGCATTCTTTCTTGTGTTTATAATTAGTGAACTCTTTATTCTGTCTGCAAtgtcctatgaccgctatgtggctatCTGTAAGCCTCTGCTCTACACTGTCATCATGTCCCAGAGGGTGTGTAATGTGCTAGTGGCAATCCCCTATTGCTATTGCACATTTGTTTCCCTTCTGGTCGTCATAAAGATTTTCACTTTGTCTTTCTGTGGCCCCAACGTCATCAGTCACTTCTACTGTGACAGTCTCCCCTTGATATCTTTGATCTGCTCAAACACTCATGAGATTGAAATGATTATTCTGGTCTTGGCAGCTTTTAATTTGATTTCCTCTCTTCTAGTTGTTCTTGTGTCCTACATGCTCATCCTCATAGCCATTCTCAGGATGAACTCAGCCGAGGGCAGACGCAAGGCCTTTTCTACCTGTGGGTCCCACTTGACAGTGGTCACTGTGTTCTATGGGACTTtgatatttatgtatgtacagCCCCAGTCCAGTCACTCCTTCGACACTGATAAAGTGGCTTCCATATTTTATACACTGATTATCCCCATGTTAAATCCCTTGATATACAGTATGAGGAACAAAGATGTAAAATATGCTCTACAGAGGACATTGAGAAAGATATATAGCATAATTTCTTAG